A genomic window from Flavobacterium sp. I3-2 includes:
- a CDS encoding PKD domain-containing protein produces the protein MKKAITQTSFIKMILLLFGALLFHFQTYAQVQPTKLTWDGEVGCRIYEEDKERGLSEDIDSDECIRVCERSRVTYTVSGTNLVTATWSVTGGIVTPNGNGLSANVEWSSMGGGSIEVTVVKQDNSTQVIQNCVEIIASPIAEFQISNSKEPVSCLNTELNFINLSTTNGGTALVSYQWDFGDNTYSNEFQPTHTYTSPGNYKVILSVTNECNCTDTYAIEIEVIDRPNVTIECPTVVCDGFSATYSVRDECGGKWKVDGGTIVNDNGHAIEVLWDQVNESGFGYVSYLSDCTCPVWTTVKVPVIQSVGTIKGLPTICNNAQARYTLPQWPTTDFQWEIVPISGGYGTTIINTDQRNEVVVNALEAGTYLLRCVYKNTLLGCGGVAEFEIEVTDPVITWTKTDNLICQGIEGHFNSDNSNAVWTLKKGTNVVTTFNGQNFDHIFDVPGAYVLTAIAPNYCESEPIFITVAETPTPVQEPIEGPTEACLKTSFVFSAVNDDPAKYILEWNITGGIFDGSNIGDSVSVQFNTLGTQTISVIKRLKNAPFCKSDEISLQVQVKTLDATIANVQGLNQFCASSITQFIANVSFTEYDHVEWQFLDSNSIESSIGNIISGQYTLSPVVSFNQTSNTAATSSGFLMLTVRKCTETKTVKFPFTVINNIDFWIVDAPVQVCGSTDFTITIETSIPVNHAVFDIVYSDGSHPGAQFIYSGSYTNTIDIDLEYFANVVDEVGRSVTITGATVGGCTNNNMVVHNLMVLPAPVVHITSHKLIVVCDPSNFSHTVTANMQMNLTDTTLAWYYGDNTLIPGSTGMQTITITNIDGLGEYYVEATAENGCKARDYFKFVNENCNPNCQSHNNSIIITNSQWLDCTRFKITANFTGSPTIGWNYNPQYVTFDIASQNISGSVVTAEFTTNVAGIHDVSAIAQYGGNYCDKFDTVSMDKKYTPDIRFSAVCNMNTNNYTVTLWDNSTYIGTPPSFTLTLSGNYGSSSDSPFEIPNVAPGIYTATVTLNGAIICTKEIVVDLPQLPSINDEIDFEQNGISISETCDTEAVTLIPPISNSNFIYIWDFNDVTNSSMSPTVNLRYSDEVKLTIKTKEGCEYHYSKEIRVNRNNNDGKIDGGGSYCETDIVTLEYSAIGSSNVASYQWMRFNNPITGATNSTYTPDESGSYWVVTYTADDCANYKTPAVNVTLIKAPYVYIQGPDGACKGVPFTLNGVSENEGFPRRWLRNNSPLTTWNTTTPFDRQFTEQTPGTYTYTLEVRNPLYPNCVGSYTHTVVVSNPPSVPSLSHQILSCSPYRVRLTATGNASQYIWSNGMTGASIEVTEGGPYKVTASNGVGCEVSNQFDVPKSPDGYLWIFPTGCYSYCGEKIDTDRVILGPSPYAQFNSYRWLENGSTIAGGSGAVSELSYMLNGTYQLMLSNGNCDATSGELRANYNGRCGRCQLEVNHEIEKIIYDPFLVYQYHVDIYNPNGEGINISLESTMGTFSPSSFYIPANGSTGGITLYFYPNANFVPGMLEVKFNIQGTESLQCKYSEMWDVPSARPAVTNPQDSEANGNPQLINLVVAPNPVKETTTISYELDTKEQTNVQLVVYNMMGVQMWVHDSSESSESVVFDASRLSSGQYIIILRVNNEFIKQQILIKN, from the coding sequence ATGAAAAAAGCAATTACCCAAACATCTTTTATTAAGATGATTTTGCTTCTATTTGGAGCACTGCTGTTTCATTTTCAGACGTACGCCCAAGTGCAACCCACAAAACTTACGTGGGATGGCGAAGTAGGCTGTCGGATTTATGAAGAAGACAAAGAGCGCGGACTCTCAGAAGACATCGATTCCGATGAATGTATCAGAGTTTGTGAGCGAAGTCGCGTCACCTATACGGTGAGTGGTACTAATTTAGTAACTGCCACTTGGAGTGTAACAGGTGGTATCGTTACTCCGAACGGAAACGGCTTATCAGCTAATGTAGAATGGTCTTCCATGGGTGGAGGTTCTATTGAAGTTACTGTAGTTAAGCAAGATAACTCTACACAAGTCATTCAAAATTGTGTTGAAATCATTGCTTCACCGATTGCAGAATTTCAAATAAGTAATTCCAAAGAGCCAGTTAGCTGTTTAAACACAGAATTAAACTTTATCAATCTTTCAACAACTAATGGTGGAACTGCATTGGTTTCTTACCAATGGGATTTCGGTGACAATACCTATTCAAACGAGTTTCAGCCAACACATACATATACTTCACCTGGAAATTATAAAGTAATTCTAAGTGTAACTAATGAATGTAATTGTACCGACACGTACGCAATAGAAATTGAAGTTATTGATCGTCCGAATGTGACTATCGAATGTCCTACGGTTGTTTGCGACGGCTTCTCTGCAACTTATTCTGTAAGAGACGAGTGTGGAGGTAAATGGAAAGTTGATGGAGGTACAATTGTAAACGATAATGGACATGCCATCGAAGTTTTATGGGATCAAGTAAACGAAAGTGGTTTTGGATATGTTAGTTACTTATCTGATTGTACGTGCCCGGTTTGGACAACGGTAAAAGTACCAGTTATACAAAGCGTTGGTACAATTAAAGGTTTACCAACCATTTGTAACAATGCACAAGCACGATACACCTTACCTCAATGGCCAACAACTGATTTTCAATGGGAAATTGTACCGATTTCTGGTGGATATGGTACAACGATCATCAACACCGATCAAAGAAATGAGGTTGTTGTAAATGCTTTAGAAGCAGGGACTTATTTATTGCGTTGTGTATATAAAAACACCCTATTAGGTTGCGGTGGCGTTGCCGAATTTGAAATTGAAGTAACCGATCCGGTTATAACTTGGACAAAAACAGATAATTTAATTTGTCAAGGAATTGAAGGTCATTTTAATTCTGATAATTCAAATGCAGTTTGGACACTTAAAAAAGGGACTAATGTAGTTACTACTTTTAATGGACAAAACTTCGATCATATCTTTGATGTTCCTGGGGCTTATGTACTTACGGCAATAGCACCAAATTATTGCGAAAGCGAACCTATTTTTATTACTGTAGCTGAAACACCTACTCCTGTTCAAGAACCAATTGAAGGCCCTACAGAAGCTTGTCTAAAAACTTCATTTGTTTTCTCTGCAGTAAATGATGACCCTGCGAAATATATCTTGGAATGGAATATAACAGGCGGAATTTTTGATGGCTCTAACATTGGAGATTCGGTTTCTGTACAATTTAACACCCTGGGTACGCAAACCATTTCGGTGATAAAACGTTTAAAAAATGCGCCTTTCTGCAAATCTGACGAAATTTCTTTACAAGTACAAGTTAAAACTTTAGATGCTACAATAGCTAACGTTCAAGGATTAAACCAATTCTGTGCGTCATCTATCACGCAATTTATTGCAAATGTAAGCTTTACAGAATACGATCATGTAGAGTGGCAATTTTTAGATTCAAATAGTATTGAAAGTTCAATTGGAAATATCATCTCTGGGCAATATACTTTGTCTCCAGTCGTGAGTTTCAATCAAACAAGTAATACAGCTGCAACTTCTTCAGGTTTTTTAATGCTTACCGTTAGAAAATGTACTGAAACCAAAACAGTTAAATTTCCTTTCACTGTAATCAACAATATTGATTTTTGGATTGTTGATGCTCCAGTACAGGTTTGCGGTTCAACTGATTTTACAATTACAATTGAAACTAGTATTCCTGTGAATCATGCGGTATTCGATATTGTGTACAGCGACGGAAGTCATCCAGGTGCTCAATTTATTTATTCTGGAAGCTATACTAATACGATTGATATAGACTTAGAATATTTTGCTAACGTAGTTGATGAAGTAGGAAGATCCGTAACCATCACAGGTGCAACTGTTGGTGGCTGTACAAATAACAATATGGTGGTACATAACCTAATGGTTTTACCAGCACCTGTAGTACATATAACTTCTCACAAATTAATAGTCGTTTGTGATCCTTCAAACTTTAGTCATACGGTTACGGCTAATATGCAAATGAATTTAACCGATACTACTTTAGCATGGTATTATGGTGATAACACTCTAATCCCTGGAAGTACTGGTATGCAAACGATTACGATTACAAATATTGATGGTTTGGGAGAGTATTACGTAGAAGCAACAGCAGAAAATGGTTGTAAAGCTCGAGATTATTTTAAATTTGTTAACGAAAATTGTAATCCGAATTGTCAAAGTCACAATAATAGCATAATCATTACCAATTCCCAATGGTTAGATTGTACTAGGTTCAAAATTACAGCTAACTTTACTGGATCTCCTACTATTGGTTGGAATTACAACCCACAATATGTTACTTTTGATATTGCTTCTCAAAACATAAGCGGAAGTGTTGTAACGGCAGAATTTACAACAAACGTTGCAGGTATTCATGACGTTTCAGCCATTGCACAATATGGTGGAAATTATTGTGATAAGTTCGATACCGTAAGTATGGATAAAAAATACACGCCAGACATACGTTTTAGTGCTGTCTGTAACATGAATACAAATAACTATACCGTAACCTTGTGGGATAATTCAACCTATATTGGCACACCACCTAGTTTTACGTTAACGTTATCTGGTAACTATGGTTCAAGTTCAGATTCACCATTTGAAATCCCTAATGTTGCTCCAGGTATTTATACAGCAACGGTTACTTTAAACGGTGCAATAATTTGTACCAAAGAAATTGTTGTAGATTTACCACAATTACCTAGTATAAACGATGAAATTGACTTTGAACAAAACGGTATTTCCATTTCAGAAACCTGCGATACCGAGGCAGTAACCCTAATTCCTCCTATTAGTAACTCAAACTTTATTTATATTTGGGACTTCAATGATGTGACGAATAGTAGTATGTCACCAACGGTGAATCTTCGTTATTCAGACGAAGTTAAACTAACCATCAAAACCAAGGAAGGTTGCGAATACCACTATTCTAAAGAAATACGGGTTAATCGGAATAATAATGACGGGAAAATTGATGGTGGAGGTTCATATTGTGAAACCGATATTGTAACGTTAGAATATTCTGCTATTGGAAGTTCAAATGTTGCATCATACCAATGGATGCGATTCAACAATCCAATTACTGGTGCAACAAATAGTACCTACACGCCTGACGAATCAGGTAGTTATTGGGTAGTTACCTATACAGCAGATGATTGTGCAAACTATAAAACACCTGCAGTAAATGTAACTTTAATCAAAGCGCCTTATGTATATATTCAAGGACCAGATGGGGCTTGTAAAGGCGTTCCATTTACATTAAATGGAGTAAGCGAAAATGAAGGTTTCCCTCGTCGTTGGTTACGTAACAACAGTCCATTAACGACTTGGAATACAACAACCCCGTTCGATCGCCAGTTTACAGAACAAACTCCAGGAACTTATACGTATACGCTAGAAGTTCGTAATCCATTGTATCCTAATTGTGTGGGTAGTTATACACATACCGTGGTAGTAAGTAATCCACCAAGTGTACCAAGTTTAAGTCATCAAATTTTAAGCTGTTCGCCTTATCGTGTACGTTTAACTGCTACAGGTAATGCAAGTCAGTACATTTGGAGTAATGGAATGACTGGTGCTAGTATTGAAGTTACCGAAGGTGGTCCGTACAAAGTAACGGCAAGCAACGGTGTGGGTTGCGAAGTGAGTAATCAATTTGATGTTCCTAAGAGTCCAGATGGCTATTTATGGATTTTCCCAACAGGCTGTTACAGCTATTGTGGCGAAAAAATAGATACCGATCGCGTGATCTTAGGTCCTTCACCTTATGCGCAATTCAATAGTTACCGTTGGTTAGAAAACGGAAGTACCATTGCTGGTGGTAGCGGAGCTGTTAGTGAGTTATCATACATGTTAAATGGAACTTACCAATTGATGCTAAGCAATGGAAATTGTGACGCAACAAGTGGTGAATTAAGAGCAAATTATAACGGCAGATGCGGTCGTTGTCAATTAGAAGTAAATCACGAAATAGAAAAAATAATCTACGATCCATTCTTAGTTTACCAATACCATGTAGACATTTATAATCCAAATGGTGAAGGAATTAATATTAGCTTAGAAAGCACGATGGGCACCTTCTCCCCTTCCAGTTTCTATATTCCAGCCAATGGATCTACAGGAGGTATAACATTGTATTTCTATCCGAATGCGAATTTTGTTCCAGGTATGTTAGAAGTAAAATTCAATATACAAGGTACTGAAAGTTTACAATGTAAGTATTCGGAAATGTGGGATGTACCAAGCGCACGTCCTGCCGTAACTAATCCTCAAGACAGCGAAGCAAACGGTAACCCACAGTTGATAAACTTAGTGGTTGCGCCAAATCCTGTTAAAGAAACTACAACCATTAGTTACGAGTTAGATACAAAAGAACAAACGAATGTACAATTGGTAGTTTATAACATGATGGGCGTACAAATGTGGGTTCATGATTCTAGTGAATCTTCAGAATCAGTAGTATTCGATGCTAGCAGATTAAGTTCAGGTCAATACATCATAATTCTACGTGTAAACAACGAATTTATCAAACAACAAATTTTAATCAAAAACTAA
- a CDS encoding alkaline phosphatase, protein MDRRKFFKAGSIAGVGAALLNPLQGFAHPIENEINYKNKKAKNIIILVSDGMSSGTLNMANIYSERILGKTTNWIQAYKDNIVSRGIMDMASASSIVTDSAAASSSWGSGERVKNGVINISVNGDQLIPIWLKFKKAGKKAGCVTTVPITHATPAGFTVSMKSRNDQSAIAEEYLKIGYDVLMGGGNKYFDANFRKDKKDMYAAFSAEGYNVAKSKADLKNIDYSKPVLGVFDEDALPYAIDRKNNPELEAKIPTLAEMTQVAIEAMKSHKKGFVLQVESGKVDWAAHANDVAGLIHDQLQFDDAVKVALDFAKADGNTLVIITTDHGNANPGLIYGKNVDAHLDSIQYYNQTNESLLNKIKSDTSEKDLIDFIHANLGFTITKDQADHLLDYYKGLYKDDDGLYNYKKLPFKSFAEIQKEYNSVGWISMDHSADYVEIAMFGPGQQNQKPFMRNTDLHYFMLAAAEVENKF, encoded by the coding sequence ATGGATAGAAGAAAATTTTTCAAAGCTGGTTCAATTGCTGGTGTTGGTGCAGCATTATTAAATCCGTTACAAGGATTTGCTCACCCGATTGAAAATGAAATCAATTATAAAAATAAAAAAGCAAAGAACATCATCATTTTAGTAAGTGACGGAATGAGTTCCGGGACCTTAAATATGGCCAATATTTATTCAGAACGTATTTTAGGAAAAACTACAAATTGGATTCAAGCTTATAAAGATAATATCGTTTCAAGAGGAATTATGGATATGGCTTCGGCATCATCTATAGTTACAGATTCTGCTGCAGCAAGTTCATCTTGGGGTTCAGGAGAACGTGTTAAAAACGGAGTAATTAATATCAGTGTCAATGGTGACCAGTTGATTCCGATTTGGTTGAAGTTCAAAAAAGCAGGTAAAAAAGCAGGTTGTGTAACTACAGTCCCCATTACTCACGCAACTCCAGCGGGTTTTACTGTTAGTATGAAAAGTAGAAACGACCAATCTGCAATTGCAGAAGAATATTTAAAAATTGGTTATGATGTTTTAATGGGAGGCGGAAATAAATATTTTGATGCTAATTTTCGTAAAGACAAAAAAGACATGTATGCCGCTTTTTCTGCCGAAGGATATAATGTGGCAAAATCAAAAGCTGATTTAAAAAACATTGATTATTCAAAACCGGTTTTAGGTGTTTTTGATGAAGATGCACTACCCTATGCTATCGATAGAAAAAATAATCCTGAATTAGAAGCTAAAATTCCAACTTTAGCAGAAATGACGCAAGTGGCTATTGAGGCGATGAAATCTCACAAAAAAGGTTTTGTTCTTCAGGTCGAATCCGGAAAAGTAGATTGGGCAGCTCATGCTAATGATGTTGCTGGTTTAATTCACGACCAATTACAATTTGATGATGCTGTTAAAGTAGCTTTGGATTTTGCAAAAGCAGACGGAAACACTTTAGTTATCATCACAACAGATCACGGAAATGCGAATCCTGGTTTAATTTATGGTAAAAATGTTGACGCGCATTTAGATTCGATTCAATATTACAACCAAACCAATGAATCGTTATTAAATAAAATAAAATCAGATACCTCTGAAAAAGATTTAATAGATTTTATACATGCTAATTTAGGTTTCACGATTACTAAAGACCAAGCTGATCATTTACTTGATTATTATAAAGGTTTATATAAGGATGACGACGGCTTGTATAATTACAAAAAGTTGCCTTTTAAATCATTTGCAGAAATACAAAAAGAATACAATTCGGTTGGATGGATTTCAATGGATCACTCGGCAGATTATGTAGAAATAGCGATGTTTGGACCAGGTCAACAAAATCAAAAACCTTTTATGAGAAATACCGATTTACATTATTTCATGCTTGCAGCTGCAGAAGTTGAAAATAAATTTTAA
- a CDS encoding helix-turn-helix domain-containing protein encodes MDTISNDDLNYEKTLQEFIVLSRKEKNNNFLFEGYLHAIRWYNDTLIRKTYCDSATLLIQNQQDVKLKVRFYQTLSYVYLVERNYSKTLQHQFKALELIDKHNEPYLYNKSLYSIGATKLFMANYREALTYFQEASSYFVTKTDLSHINGFINCVRSQAICNYYLNNLTEANDLLLHGKNKFHYLDSKDRILENAYFNLTQSMIDFKQKKYTESVKLLLTSLPIIIKNDDFANENLIYFYLGKNYWELNNKDLAITYFKKIDILFGSKQYINAHLLKAYTYLIEFYKQENNLEKQLYYTNQLLIATQNFQATQAYLSHFFHSEFDIKKMEAEKQRLENQIGKKQLILVVVSVTGILILVAFIIFYIRSLSLKRSYKKRYKEVLRQIEVRRSERVLKNEFEATQWKFESNREFWHTFAIDNLDKGVINDSKEFLSTQLIKDLFIKLERFEENKLFTKPDLTLNDLAEYCKTNRSYLSQYINQVKEKSFPDYINSLRINLLLDNLQTDLQLKHLKTEVIAVKYGYGNRKSFSNAFLKITGISYSYFIQELKTKNENYYV; translated from the coding sequence ATGGATACAATTTCTAATGATGATTTGAATTATGAAAAAACCTTACAAGAATTTATTGTATTAAGTAGAAAAGAAAAAAATAATAATTTCCTATTTGAGGGTTATTTACATGCCATACGATGGTATAATGATACATTGATCAGAAAAACGTATTGTGATAGTGCAACTCTTTTAATTCAAAATCAACAAGATGTTAAACTTAAAGTTCGATTTTATCAAACATTAAGTTATGTTTATTTAGTTGAAAGAAATTACTCAAAAACTTTACAACATCAATTTAAAGCACTGGAATTAATCGATAAACATAACGAACCCTATCTATATAATAAATCTTTATATTCAATTGGTGCGACTAAATTGTTTATGGCTAATTATAGAGAAGCGTTAACTTATTTTCAAGAGGCTAGTTCTTATTTTGTTACAAAAACTGATTTATCTCATATTAACGGCTTTATTAATTGTGTTCGCTCTCAAGCTATTTGTAATTATTATTTGAATAACTTAACAGAAGCTAACGATTTATTACTTCATGGGAAAAATAAGTTTCATTATTTAGATAGTAAAGATCGTATTTTAGAGAATGCGTACTTTAATCTGACCCAATCCATGATTGATTTCAAGCAAAAAAAGTATACAGAAAGTGTTAAATTACTCTTAACATCTTTGCCGATAATTATTAAAAATGATGATTTTGCCAACGAAAATTTAATTTATTTTTATCTAGGTAAAAATTATTGGGAATTAAATAACAAAGATTTAGCGATAACGTATTTTAAAAAAATAGATATTCTATTTGGTAGTAAACAATATATAAATGCTCATTTATTAAAAGCATACACTTATTTAATTGAATTTTATAAGCAAGAAAACAATCTAGAAAAGCAGTTATATTACACTAACCAATTGTTAATTGCTACTCAAAACTTTCAAGCTACTCAAGCTTATTTAAGCCATTTTTTTCATTCAGAATTCGATATCAAAAAAATGGAGGCAGAAAAACAACGTCTAGAAAATCAAATTGGTAAAAAACAATTAATTTTAGTTGTTGTTTCTGTAACGGGGATTTTAATTCTAGTTGCTTTTATAATTTTTTATATACGAAGTTTGAGCTTAAAACGATCATATAAGAAAAGATACAAAGAAGTTTTAAGACAAATTGAAGTACGTCGTTCAGAGCGTGTTTTAAAAAATGAGTTCGAAGCTACCCAATGGAAATTTGAAAGTAATAGAGAGTTTTGGCATACATTTGCCATAGATAATTTAGATAAGGGAGTAATAAATGATTCAAAAGAGTTTTTATCAACTCAGCTTATAAAAGACCTTTTTATTAAGCTAGAAAGATTTGAAGAAAATAAATTGTTCACGAAACCCGATTTAACTTTAAATGATTTAGCAGAATATTGTAAGACCAATCGTAGTTATTTATCTCAATATATCAATCAAGTAAAAGAAAAGAGCTTTCCTGATTATATAAATTCACTTCGCATAAATTTATTATTAGATAATTTACAAACAGATTTACAGTTGAAACATTTAAAAACTGAAGTAATTGCCGTAAAATACGGATACGGTAATCGAAAAAGTTTTTCAAATGCCTTTTTGAAAATTACTGGAATTAGTTATTCTTATTTCATACAAGAGTTAAAAACTAAAAATGAGAATTATTATGTTTAA
- the lysA gene encoding diaminopimelate decarboxylase: protein MDSNILLELSNQYGCPLYVYDGNKIESQFARLSNAFAGVKHLRINYAVKALSNISILKLLKKAGSGLDTVSIQEVLLGLEAGFEPERIMFTPNGVSMEEIEEVAKLGVHINIDNLSVLEQFGHKHPKTPVCIRINPHVMAGGNSNISVGHIDSKFGISIHQTPHILRIIENTKMTVNGIHMHTGSDILDIEVFLYASEILFETAKQFKDLEFIDFGSGFKVPYKVGDLETDIEELGEKLTTKFNAFCKDYGKELTLVFEPGKFLVSESGYFLAKVNVVKQTTSTVFAQIDSGFNHLIRPMFYNSYHHIENISNTEGKERFYSVVGYICETDTFANNRRIKEISEGDILCFRNAGAYCFSMASNYNSRYRPAEVLYYNDESYLIRKAETFKDLLNNQIIVEL, encoded by the coding sequence ATGGATTCTAACATTTTATTAGAACTATCTAATCAATATGGTTGTCCGTTGTATGTTTATGACGGAAACAAGATTGAATCGCAATTTGCAAGACTTTCAAATGCATTTGCAGGTGTTAAACATTTAAGAATTAACTATGCGGTTAAGGCTTTATCTAACATTTCTATATTAAAGTTATTGAAGAAGGCAGGAAGTGGATTAGATACTGTTTCCATCCAAGAAGTTTTACTTGGATTAGAGGCTGGTTTTGAACCTGAAAGAATCATGTTTACTCCAAATGGTGTTTCGATGGAAGAAATCGAAGAAGTTGCCAAACTTGGTGTACACATTAATATTGACAACCTTTCGGTTTTAGAGCAATTTGGACATAAACATCCAAAAACTCCGGTTTGTATTCGAATCAATCCGCATGTAATGGCTGGTGGAAATAGTAATATTTCTGTTGGACACATCGATAGTAAATTTGGAATTTCGATTCATCAAACACCACACATTTTACGTATTATCGAAAATACAAAAATGACGGTAAACGGAATTCACATGCATACGGGGTCGGATATTTTAGATATCGAAGTATTCTTATATGCTTCTGAAATATTATTCGAAACTGCGAAACAATTTAAAGATTTAGAATTTATCGATTTCGGAAGTGGATTTAAAGTTCCGTACAAAGTAGGAGATTTAGAAACTGATATTGAAGAATTAGGTGAAAAATTAACGACAAAATTTAATGCTTTTTGTAAAGATTACGGAAAAGAATTAACTTTAGTATTTGAACCTGGAAAATTCTTGGTTAGCGAATCGGGTTATTTCTTAGCTAAAGTAAACGTAGTTAAGCAAACGACTTCAACGGTTTTTGCACAAATCGATTCAGGATTTAATCATTTAATTCGTCCGATGTTTTACAATTCGTACCATCACATTGAAAACATTTCTAACACAGAAGGAAAAGAACGTTTCTATTCGGTAGTTGGTTATATTTGCGAAACAGATACATTTGCAAATAATCGTAGAATCAAAGAAATTTCTGAAGGTGATATTTTATGTTTTAGAAATGCGGGTGCTTATTGTTTTTCAATGGCTTCGAATTACAATTCGAGATACAGACCGGCAGAAGTTTTATATTATAATGACGAATCTTATTTAATACGTAAAGCTGAAACTTTCAAAGATTTACTAAATAATCAAATCATAGTGGAACTTTAG